One genomic region from Streptomyces sp. Li-HN-5-11 encodes:
- a CDS encoding saccharopine dehydrogenase NADP-binding domain-containing protein translates to MSRPKGTDRPTDRPYDIVLFGATGFVGALTAEYLAAHAPEGVRWAIAGRSEQKLEELRERLPGGARTGVLRADVTDAASLRELAGQTRVLATTVGPYVTYGEELAAACADSGTDYLDLTGEPEFVDQVYVRHDARARETGARLVHACGFDSVPHDLGVYFTVGQLPQGVPLSVDGFVRADAAFSGGTFASALNQFGRPLRMRAAARDRARHEPRLMGRRVSSPAAAPRFAGEVGAWALPLPTIDPQVVLRSARALERYGPDFRYRHYAAVRHLPVAVGGVAALGALVAASQLPPARRWLSGRLSPGQGPSAEKRAKSWFSVRFVGEGGGRRVLTEVAGGDPGYDETAKMFAESALCLALDDLPPTAGQVTTAVAMGDALLDRLRAAGLAFRVVASR, encoded by the coding sequence ATGAGCAGGCCGAAAGGGACCGACCGTCCGACCGACCGTCCGTACGACATCGTGCTCTTCGGAGCCACCGGTTTCGTCGGAGCGCTCACCGCGGAGTACCTCGCCGCGCACGCCCCCGAGGGTGTGCGCTGGGCGATCGCCGGGCGCAGCGAACAAAAGCTCGAGGAGCTGCGCGAGCGGCTGCCCGGCGGCGCGCGCACCGGGGTGCTGCGGGCGGACGTGACCGACGCGGCCTCCCTGCGCGAACTGGCCGGGCAGACGCGTGTGCTGGCGACCACCGTGGGTCCCTACGTGACGTACGGCGAGGAACTCGCCGCCGCCTGCGCGGACAGCGGCACGGACTATCTGGATCTCACCGGCGAGCCCGAGTTCGTGGACCAGGTGTATGTCCGGCACGACGCACGCGCGCGGGAGACGGGGGCCCGGCTGGTGCACGCCTGCGGGTTCGACTCGGTCCCGCACGACCTGGGCGTGTACTTCACCGTCGGACAGCTGCCGCAGGGCGTGCCGCTGAGCGTGGACGGGTTCGTCCGGGCGGACGCGGCGTTCTCGGGCGGGACCTTCGCCTCGGCGCTCAACCAGTTCGGTCGTCCGCTGCGGATGAGGGCCGCCGCGCGGGACCGCGCGCGGCACGAGCCGCGGCTGATGGGACGGCGGGTGTCCTCCCCCGCGGCCGCGCCGCGGTTCGCCGGGGAGGTCGGCGCCTGGGCGCTGCCGCTGCCGACCATCGACCCGCAGGTCGTGCTGCGGTCCGCGCGGGCCCTGGAGCGCTACGGCCCCGACTTCCGCTACCGCCACTACGCGGCCGTCAGGCATCTGCCCGTCGCGGTGGGCGGGGTCGCGGCTCTCGGCGCGCTGGTGGCCGCGTCACAACTGCCGCCCGCCCGGCGGTGGTTGTCCGGCCGGCTCAGCCCCGGTCAGGGACCGAGCGCCGAGAAGCGGGCCAAGAGCTGGTTCTCGGTGCGTTTCGTCGGCGAGGGCGGCGGCCGCCGGGTGCTCACCGAGGTGGCGGGCGGCGACCCCGGCTACGACGAGACGGCGAAGATGTTCGCCGAGTCGGCCCTGTGCCTCGCCCTCGACGACCTGCCGCCGACGGCGGGCCAGGTCACCACGGCCGTGGCGATGGGTGACGCCCTGCTCGACCGGTTGCGCGCGGCGGGCCTCGCCTTCCGGGTCGTGGCGAGCCGTTAG